Proteins encoded in a region of the Triticum dicoccoides isolate Atlit2015 ecotype Zavitan chromosome 3A, WEW_v2.0, whole genome shotgun sequence genome:
- the LOC119269871 gene encoding ribonuclease 2-like — MATATATATCLLAVWALVAAGLFGTGLARASVAPAAVGKEQREFDYFALALQWPGTICSSTRHCCAVNGCCRSEALHTFTIHGLWPDYDDGTWPSCCRHTSFDMDKLTPLKPTLDKYWPSLYCSTSSTCFSGRGPFWAHEWEKHGTCSAPVVHEELQYFTTALDLYYKYNVTEMLATGDILVSNGKEYALSDVIDTIKHAFGGSPQIICKKGSVEELRLCFTKDLKPRDCLTTSAMYKNLSKLKHCPKKISLPTYDPIVLTNSTLEIVPEASDNGLYFFTS, encoded by the exons atggcgacggcgacggcgacggcgacgtgcCTGCTGGCGGTCTGGGCGCTGGTCGCCGCCGGCCTGTTCGGCACGGGCCTCGCCCgggcgtccgtggccccggccgcgGTGGGGAAGGAGCAGCGCGAGTTCGACTACTTCGCGCTGGCGCTGCAGTGGCCAGGCACCATCTGCTCCTCCACCCGCCACTGCTGCGCCGTCAACGGCTGCTGCCG GTCGGAGGCGCtccacaccttcacgatcc ACGGGCTGTGGCCGGACTACGATGACGGGACCTGGCCGTCGTGCTGCCGCCACACCAGCTTCGACATGGACAAG TTAACGCCTCTGAAGCCCACTCTGGACAAATACTGGCCGTCCCTCTACTGTTCGACCTCTTCCACCTGCTTCAGTGGCAGGGGCCCCTTCTGGGCTCATGAG TGGG AGAAGCATGGAACATGCTCGGCCCCTGTTGTTCATGAAGAATTACAGTACTTCACCACCGCCCTTGATCTCTACTACAAATATAACGTTACA GAAATGCTGGCGACTGGAGATATCCTGGTCTCCAACGGTAAAGAATATGCACTGAGTGATGTCATTGATACCATCAAGCATGCTTTTGGGGGCTCACCGCAGATCATATGCAAGAAGGGCTCAGTTGAAGAACTAAGGTTATGCTTcaccaaggatttgaag CCTCGCGATTGCCTTACTACTTCGGCAATGTACAAGAACCTATCGAAGTTGAAGCATTGCCCTAAAAAAATCTCCCTGCCAACATATGATCCCATCG TACTCACAAATTCGACACTGGAGATTGTCCCAGAAGCCAGCGACAACGGGTTGTACTTCTTTACATCCTAA
- the LOC119269870 gene encoding uncharacterized protein LOC119269870: MVQLFLQVPADDGSVDTDAVRARRSLLDKAESVIKSVVRSGGRYEARMWLCSTVSSIHLLDPRDQRDLFLHLLEMKDLRRDVAARLLRMIFDKKPAKAGSVLAKKCHMLEKFFEGNPERILQWFSHFAATGESAHKKGARALAQFAFVNRDVCWEELEWKGRHGQSPAVVATKPHYFRDLDVLQTVENFLEYVPDFWSSEELADSVKDGQILQIDTEYFVDQFVYLMYEGNFKDVWQVVEDFLMEEQFSTLSQYVLIHLDEQRLLRFLKTLGKLISPDAQCTKLAFPCCWLEVLLSAHIDQISLDELILLNCVIAKGRQLWHLMNDEEHEEERGRMNELVRTMNDLTDANHFALIKDFMGTKFPDALKWIGIQSWVILCGLSKLCKSAVSCESLFTGNSIEFRKAYDYSLVQNDGHSVSHTSDTDEKDLTRSSHKKRKRDKKRRRHRYDSDEDNVDQLLELRTFTGKRAIESQCGSWYLSTDDFSAPWDIADIPDHLSTCYLRVWLKWACFR, translated from the exons ATGGTTCAGCTCTTTCTGCAAGTGCCGGCAGACGACGGCAGTGTCGATACAGATGCTGTGAGAGCGAGGAGGTCTCTGCTGGACAAGGCTGAGTCGGTGATCAAGTCGGTTGTAAGGTCCGGAGGCCGGTACGAGGCTCGGATGTGGCTGTGCAGTACCGTCTCGTCGATTCATCTGCTCGATCCGCGTGACCAGCGGGacctgttcctccatctcctggagaTGAAGGACTTGAGGCGGGATGTCGCTGCACGCCTGCTGCGGATGATTTTCGACAAGAAGCCTGCGAAGGCTGGCTCCGTTTTAGCGAAGAAGTGTCATATGCTGGAGAAATTTTTTGAAG GAAACCCTGAGCGGATACTGCAATGGTTTAGCCACTTTGCTGCTACTGGGGAGTCAGCACACAAAAAGGGTGCTCGGGCACTTGCTCAGTTTGCATTTGTTAATCGTGATGTTTGCTGGGAGGAGCTTGAGTGGAAAGGCAGGCATGGTCAGTCTCCTGCTGTTGTTGCTACTAAGCCTCACTACTTTCGTGATCTTGATGTTCTCCAGACAGTGGAAAATTTCCTTGAATATGTCCCAGACTTCTGGTCTTCAGAAGAGCTTGCTGATTCTGTCAAAGATGGTCAAATACTGCAAATTGATACAGAATATTTTGTAGATCAATTTGTCTATTTGATGTATGAGGGGAATTTCAAAGATGTGTGGCAAGTAGTTGAAGATTTTCTGATGGAGGAGCAGTTTTCCACCCTGTCTCAGTATGTTCTTATTCATCTAGACGAACAAAGGCTTCTTCGTTTCTTAAAAACATTAGGGAAGCTCATCAGTCCGGATGCACAGTGCACAAAGTTAGCATTCCCATGCTGCTGGCTTGAGGTTCTTTTGTCGGCACATATTGATCAGATATCTCTTGATGAACTTATCCTATTGAACTGTGTCATTGCCAAGGGTAGACAACTTTGGCATCTCATGAatgacgaagaacacgaggaagaacGAGGGAGGATGAACGAGCTTGTGAGGACCATGAATGACTTGACTGATGCTAATCATTTTGCTCTCATAAAGGATTTCATGGGTACAAAGTTTCCTGACGCACTCAAGTGGATAGGCATCCAGTCCTGGGTAATTTTATGTGGTTTGTCAAAATTATGCAAATCAGCTGTTTCTTGTGAATCTCTGTTCACTGGTAACAGCATAGAATTTCGCAAGGCTTATGATTATTCATTGGTTCAGAACGATGGGCACTCAGTTTCACATACTTCAGATACTGATGAGAAGGATCTGACTAGAAGTAGtcataaaaaaagaaagagagataaGAAGAGAAGACGACATAGATATGATTCCGACGAGGATAATGTTGATCAGCTGCTTGAACTGAGAACTTTCACTGGGAAGAGGGCTATTGAATCACAATGTGGAAGCTGGTACCTGTCAACTGATGACTTCTCTGCTCCTTGGGACATT GCCGACATACCGGATCACCTTTCTACTTGTTATCTTAGAGTGTGGCTGAAATGGGCTTGCTTTAGATGA